The Rhizobium favelukesii DNA segment GGAATTCTGCCGAGTACTCGAAATAGGCCCTGCGTTCGCTCCCACTCCATGCAAGGGTTCCCAGACTTCTCTGACTCCCCTCGAGATCGAGGACGACGCTGATTTTTCGGATCGGCTTGAACTTCATTTCCGACGCACCCTCTGCCTGACGGGGCGGTCAACGACATCGTCGATTGTCTTCGGCGGCCGAGGCGGAAACAAGTGCTCGAACTCAGCTTCGCCTTCTAGGACAAACGCAACCCTCACAAGGGCTCCGAGCGAAATCTTTCCTGTCTCCTCGAACAGTCTTATAGAGCCATAGGAGACGCCCGCCCTTGCAGCTAGATCCTTCTGCGTGAGGCCGCCATCAATCCGCCGACGCTTCATCCTTTGCGAGAGGCCCCTGATCACCTCCGCGGGAGATGTCATACTAAATGCGAACATATTAACACTTATTTCCTTTATCGAGATATAATTGCCAATATAATAGCAATTATATTGAAATTCAACGGTGCGCCAACAATTGCGCGGATTTCCCGATCGACTTCCGCCGGAGACCCTTGTGCGGTCCGCGTCGGCGCAGGGCACCGGTTCTCCCAGGTTGCGACGCTTTGCGCGTATTTGCGCGGCGGTGGAACTTTTCGCGTCCCGGCCGGTTGGCCCCTTTCTAGTGGGAAAGCAGGCAGGCATGCCAAGAGGCGATGAATCCGCATATACCAAGGTCACGCAGCGCCTGGCGTCTCGGCCAAATGGCGGACCGGGATCGGCGAACTGGGAAAGCGGTGATAGTGAACAAATGACCCGGTCGGGTAGATGGATCCTCACCGAGGCGTTCCAAACAGGCGCAAGGCGCCGCCATGGCGCGTCCAGCGGCTGAGGGCCCGACCTTCGCGAAGAAGGCCGCGGCGGCCCAGCAAGCACTACGAGCAGCACACGCATCACCAAAGTGATGCGATGCGTTAAATTGATGCGAGCCCCCAGGAGCGGCATTCGTGGCATATGAACTGTATTATTGGGATGGAATTCAGGGCCGCGGCGAGTTTGTGCGTCTGGCACTGGAAGAAGCGCGGGCAGACTATGTCGACGTTGCCAGACAGTCCGGACGTGGGTTGGGCGCCGGCGTCATGCTGGAGTTGATGCACAGCAGGCTCGAAGCCCACATTCCATTCGCGCCGCCATTTCTCAAAGATGGCGAGCTGATTGTCTCTCACGTCGCCAACATCCTCTTCTATCTCGGCCCGAAGCTTGGACTTGCGCCTAAGGTCGAAAAGCTCCGCTACGTCGCCAACGGCCTGCAGCTGACGATCACCGATCTGGTAGCGGAGGTGCACGACACGCATCACCCGATCGCGACATCACGTTACTACGAGGAGCAGAAGCAGGAGGCGAAAGCCCGTTCCGCCGCTTTTATCAGCGAGCGCATTCCGAAGTTCTGCGGCTACTTCGAGCAGGTGCTGCAACAAAATCCCAAGGGATCAAGCCACATCGTTGGCGACACGCTTAGCTACGTCGACCTGTCCCTGTTCCAGGTGATCGACGGCCTGCGATATGCCTTTCCAAATGCGATGAAGGCTTATGCGACGGCCTATCCAGCTTTGGCAGCGTTGCACGATACTGTCTCAAAGCGCCCCAACCTCGCCGCCTACCTACGCTCGGAGCGACGCCTCGCCTTCAACGAGGAAGGCATCTTTCGGCACTACCCTGAACTCGATGTTGCGACGTAGCGATATTGCATTGCCCCGGGTCGAGAGAGGCTGATAAGCTCCCCCCTCGCCCCTATCCGTCCCATCATACTGCGGAGGCTGTCGCTGCCATGGCAAATCTTGCACAATTGCTTGCATCCATGAAGATTCCGGACCTTGCCGGCAAGGCGGTGCTGATCACCGGCGCTTCGACGGGAATCGGTGCTGCCTTGGCGCGCGCTTTTGCCGCCCAGGAGGTGAAGCTCGGCATTCACTATAATGCCAGCCGGGAGCCGGCCGAAGCGCTTGCCGAAGAAATCCGGGCGGCAGGCGGCACGGCGCATCTCGTGCATGGCGACGTGTCACGGGAAGGCGAGAGCGAACGCGTCGTCGAGGAGACGGCCAGAACCTTCGGGCATCTTGACGGGTTGATAAACAATGCCGGCGGCATGCTCGGGCGCAAGCCAACCGCTGAATATACCGACGAGCACTATATGAAGGTCATGGATCTGAACGCTCGCTCGGTGCTCGCCGCCACACGCGCGGCCCATCCGTGGCTGAAGAAGCAAGGCGGGTTCATCATCAACACGACCTCGATTGCGGCCCGCAACGGCGGCGGCAACGGCGCCGTGCTTTATGCGGCGTCAAAGGGTTTTGTTTCGACCATCACCCGCGGCCACGCCAAGGAGTTCGTTCCCGACCGCATCCGGGTCAACGCTGTGGCCCCTGGCGTCATCGCCACACCGTTTCATGAGCGCTATACGAACGACGAGCAGATGGAGATGCAGCGCAAATCCATCCCGATGGGTTTTGTCGGGACACCGGAAGATTGCGTCGGCGCCTACCTGTTCCTCGCATCTCCAACGCTTTCCGGTTATGTCACCGGCCAGATCATCGAGGTCAACGGCGGCCAGCTGATGCCCTAAGCGACACCGCGCAAATGGACATCGGCGCAACGGTCCTGCCGCGTCGCTTTCTTTTGTCGCGCGTGTCAGGCGCGCTCAAGCGCGATCGCAATCCCCTGCCCGACACCGATGCACATGGTCGAGAGCGAGTAGCGTCCTCCGGTTTCGCGCAGTTCGATCGCTGCTGTCCCGGTGATGCGCGCGCCGGACATGCCAAGCGGATGGCCAAGCGCGATCGCTCCCCCGTTGCGGTTCACCCGGCCGTCGTCGTCGGCTATGGCGAGTTCGCGCAGAACTGCCAGGCCCTGCGATGCGAAGGCTTCGTTGAGTTCGATCACATCAAACTGGGCTTGCGTCATGCCCAGCCGGGACATCAGCTTGCGCGACGCCGGAATCGGGCCGATGCCCATGATGCGCGGCGGCACGGCGGCCGCTGCTCCCCCCAGAATGCGGGCGATCGGGGTCAGTCCATACTTTCTGACCGCAGCTTCGCTGGCGATGATCAGGGCGGCAGCGCCGTCGTTGACGCCGGAGGCATTGCCGGCCGTTACCGTCCCGCCTTCCTTCTTGAAGGGAGTGGAAAGCTTGGCAAGCGCTTCCATCGTGGTCGCACGCGGATGCTCGTCCTTGTCGACGACGACAGGATCTCCCTTGCGCTGCGGAATGGTGACCGAGGTGATTTCCTTTGACAGACGACCGCTTGCCTGCGCAGCCGCGGCCTTGGCCTGGCTGCGTACGGCGAAGGCATCCTGATCCTCG contains these protein-coding regions:
- a CDS encoding glutathione S-transferase family protein; amino-acid sequence: MAYELYYWDGIQGRGEFVRLALEEARADYVDVARQSGRGLGAGVMLELMHSRLEAHIPFAPPFLKDGELIVSHVANILFYLGPKLGLAPKVEKLRYVANGLQLTITDLVAEVHDTHHPIATSRYYEEQKQEAKARSAAFISERIPKFCGYFEQVLQQNPKGSSHIVGDTLSYVDLSLFQVIDGLRYAFPNAMKAYATAYPALAALHDTVSKRPNLAAYLRSERRLAFNEEGIFRHYPELDVAT
- a CDS encoding SDR family NAD(P)-dependent oxidoreductase, coding for MANLAQLLASMKIPDLAGKAVLITGASTGIGAALARAFAAQEVKLGIHYNASREPAEALAEEIRAAGGTAHLVHGDVSREGESERVVEETARTFGHLDGLINNAGGMLGRKPTAEYTDEHYMKVMDLNARSVLAATRAAHPWLKKQGGFIINTTSIAARNGGGNGAVLYAASKGFVSTITRGHAKEFVPDRIRVNAVAPGVIATPFHERYTNDEQMEMQRKSIPMGFVGTPEDCVGAYLFLASPTLSGYVTGQIIEVNGGQLMP
- the pcaF gene encoding 3-oxoadipyl-CoA thiolase; the protein is MADAYICDYIRTPIGRFGGSLATVRADDLGAVPVKALMERNGKVDWEAVDDVIFGCANQAGEDNRNVARMSSLLAGLPFCVPGTTINRLCGSGMDAVIAAARAIRAGEADLMIAGGVESMSRAPFVMPKAETAFSRHAEIYDTTIGWRFINPLMKKQYGVDSMPETGENVAKDYKVAREDQDAFAVRSQAKAAAAQASGRLSKEITSVTIPQRKGDPVVVDKDEHPRATTMEALAKLSTPFKKEGGTVTAGNASGVNDGAAALIIASEAAVRKYGLTPIARILGGAAAAVPPRIMGIGPIPASRKLMSRLGMTQAQFDVIELNEAFASQGLAVLRELAIADDDGRVNRNGGAIALGHPLGMSGARITGTAAIELRETGGRYSLSTMCIGVGQGIAIALERA